From Mesorhizobium sp. Pch-S:
TCCCTACCCCTACATCTTCCTCAACCTGGTGCTGTCGATGCTGGCTGCCATCCAGGCGCCGGTCATCATGATGTCGCAGAACCGGCAAGCCGAACGCGATCGTACCGCTGCCGCGCACGACTATGAGGTTAACCTCAAGGCCGAAATCGAAATCATGGCGTTGCACGAAAAGCTGGACGAGTTACGGCACAGCCAGATCATGGCAATGCGCGAAGACATCAAGCACCTCGCCGATCACATGCTGCAACTCGAACAAAGGCTGGCGGCGCGTGCCCGCCCGACGCGTTCGCGCAAATGACGGAAACCCTTCATCGATTCATCGAACAGTATGGATTGCTGGCCGTTTTCCTGGGTTGCATGGCGGAGGGCGAAACCGTTGCCATGCTCGGGGGCTTCTTTGCCCATCAGCACGTCTTCGCAGTCTGGCAGATGCTGCTGGCCGTCTTTGCCGGCGCGTTTGCCGGTGACGCAGCCTTCTTCGCGCTTGGGAGAAGTTTCGCCCAGACTAGACTTGTGCAGCGTGTCAGCCGCAAGCCCGGTTTCGATCGCGCCCGTCAGCTCGTCACCGACCACCCGAACATCTACGTGCTGTCAAACCGTTATGTCTACGGCATGCGCATCCTGGGTGGTGTGGTTGCCGGTCTTTCCGGAATCACGACGGCGCGGTTCCTTGTCTTGAACGCCATTTCAGCCGCGGTCTGGGCGACGCTGTTCTGCGGTTTCGGCTATCTCTTCGGTGTTGGCGCGGAACAAATCGTCGGCCGCGCCCTGCTCCACCACGAACGCCTGCTGGTCGCGTTCGCGATCGGCGTCATCGTCATGACGGCTGCAATCACTGTTGCCCGCCACCTGCTTCGTCGTGAAAAAGCCCGTGAAAACCGGACCGGCCAAGCAAATCAGATCGGCGCGCCGTAAAGGCGCTCGACAATGGCGAACAGCCAGATGCCCGCAGCAAGGACAATGGAGATCAGCACGGCAAGAGAGCCGCAGTCCTTGGCGAGCTGGATATCGATGTTGAATTCGCGGCTGATGGCATCACAGGTCGCCTCGATACCGGTGTTCAGGACCTCCACCATGATGAGGACGAGAACCGCACCGATCAACAGCGCATAGCCGCTCCAGCTTGTCGCGACGAACCAGCCGAGCGGAATGGCCAGCACAAGCAGCATCAATTCCTGCTGGAAGGCCGCTTCGCTTTGCGCGAGCCGGCGGAATGCGCGAACGGAGTTGTGGAAGGCGTCGATCAGCCGCTTCATGAAATCTGTCCCTTTCCGACGATCGGCCTGTTCGATTGCGCCTTACGATGGAGTGGCGTGCTTATCCGATATCCTCCGTTCATCCGCAACCAAGATTGCCGAATCCGGTTCTTCTACGCCCCGAATGAAAGCCGACAAAAATATCTTTGCCTGCTCTTGCACAACAAGCACAGCCTCAAGTAGAAAAATGCGCCGGAAAATCGGCAGGTTAAGAAAACTTTAGCGCTAGCACATCTAAGGTCTTGCGAGCGAAAGTCGTTGGCGGAACGTCTTTCGTGTGGATTCGACTTCGAAATGAGTTCTGCAACCGGCAGCTTAGAGACCTTTGTCTCGCGTCGGTTCCGATGGGGGAATTGGGTCCAAATGCAGCCGGCAGCCGTCACGCCTGAGCGGAGTTCCGATATTGCGACCACTGTCGTGGCGACGATGCGGCAACTCGGCGTCATTGCGATGCCTCGCAATTACGAGATTTTCTATGAAGCGCTGGCTGGAACAAATCCGGAGCTCAGCCTCGCCGTGCTCGACCTCAGCAAGCGGCCAACACAGGATGATCTGGACCGGATCGGGCGCAGGTTCTTCGCTCAAAACCACAAGCACGGCATCGTCGACCATGTGCGTGATGTTCTGGCACGTGAACTGGAAGATATTGCCTCGCTACTGCGCAACGAGCGCAGCCATATCGAGAAATATGGCAAGATACTCGACGAGACTTCCGATGGACTTGCCAACCGCAGCGTGATTTCCAAGGAACTGCTGGAAAAGATCGTCGGCGCGGTTTCGACGGCAACCGCCTCGACCATCGATCACGGCAAGCAGGTTGCGAGCACGTTGGGCGACAAGACGGCCGAGCTTGAAAGCGTCAAGTCGAAGCTTGAGGAATACAAGCGCCTTGCCGACACCGATCCCTTGACCCAGGTTTGGAACCGCCGTGCTTTCGATGCCGAGATCGCGCGTATCTACAACAGCAACAAGGGCATCCTGTTCAATGCACTGATCCTGGCCGACATCGACCGCTTCAAGGAAATCAACGACCGCTACGGCCACCCGGTGGGCGACAAGATCCTCAAGGACATCGCCGACGTGTTCCAGACCAGTGTCTCCACCGGCATGTTCGTTGCCCGAACAGGAGGTGAGGAATTCGCCCTCATCATCGAAGGCGCCAGCGAGGAAGCAACTTTCGACATTGCCGAACGCATCCGCATCCTGATCGAGCAGACACCCTTCGTCAGCAGTCAGAGTGGCGCCAGCTACGGTACGGTGACGATCTCGATGGGCATCTGCATGGCTTCAGAGGCCATCGGACCTGAAGATCTCTATTCCAAGGCCGACCGTGCTCTTTACCGCTCCAAGGTCGAGGGCCGCAATCGCGTCACGCGCCATTCAGTCATGGGCGGACGTGCAAGCAAGAACTGGCTGATCTACAAGAAAGACTAGATTTCTGGTTGGTGGCGGAACTGCGTTGCGTAGCCACAGCAAAACGTCACCATTTTTGTTCTTGTTTTGTTCTTGTTTTGTTCTGTTTTTCATCAAAAACCTTTCATGATGAACTTTTCTGCCTTATATTTGCAGCAGAAAGGAAGAATCATGTCTACCAGGACTGCAGCAGCCCCCCGCGCGGAAGAAAGCGCCGTCATCACCAAGGCAACGCTACGGGCCGCGGAACGGCTGGACGTTACCGCGCGAGCCTTGTCCATGATCATCGGCGTTTCCGAGGCGACGGTTTCGCGCATGCGCAAGAGCGAGTTCCTGCTCGACAGAGGTTCAAAGCCATTCGAACTGGCAGTCCTGTTCATACGCCTGTTTCGATCGCTCGACGCCATCACCGGCGGTGACGAGACCGTGGCGCGCGCATGGCTGCGCAACGCCAACACGGCGCTGGATGGCAAGCCGCTGGAGAAAATCCTGACCGTTACCGGACTCGTCGATGTCATTGGCTATCTGGACGCCCGCCGCGCTCTCGTCTGAGGCAATCGGCCTCGACGGGACGTGCTGGCGCATGGTGGAGGCGCAACACCATGTCTCCACGCTGAAACTCGTCGATACGCTGGATGAACAGACGCTGCTGGAACAACTGATAGAAGACACCAAGCCGCATATTCCGCTCGAATGCCGGCATCTGCACTATCTGCTCGCCACCCCGTTCCGCTACGGCTCCGTCTATCCTTACGGCTCGCGGTTCCGTCGCGCCGGACGGACGCTCGGCGTCTACTATGCGGCTGCAACCATCGCCACCGCAGTCGCGGAAATGTCGTTCTACCGGCTGCTGTTCTTTGCGGAGTCACCCGACACGCCATGGCCACGGGACGCCGCCGAGTACACTGCGTTTTCAGCCGCATACCGCACCGACAGGGCGCTTGATCTCACCAGGCCGCCACTGGACAGCAACAAAGGCGCATGGACGCACCCAACCGACTACGTGGCCACTCAAGCTCTTGCGGATACCGCGCGCGAAACAGGTCTGAAAGCCATCCGCTATCAGTCCGTACGGGATCCGGACGGCAAGAATCTCGCTTTGTTGACCTGTACGATCTTCAACAACCCGCAACCGATGGAATGGCAGACTTGGCGTGTGCGCCTCAGTGCGTCCGGCGTGCAGGCTTTGTGTGAATTTCCGCCGCGCCGCATCGGTTTCGAGCGTACCGCCTTTGCCGGCGATCCGCGGCTTGCAGCATTAAACTGGGATCGTGGCAAAGGCTGAGCGCGTCGCCTCTGCTTCGGCGATGACCCATTCGCGGAAAAGCCTGATCTTTCGCGACTGCCGGCGCGACTTTGGATAGACCAGACTGTAGCTGCGGTCGTCACGCCCGATATGCTGGAAGGGCCGTATCAGCCGGCCGCTGCTCAATTCGTCGGCGAAAAAAATCGGCATCACCATGGCGACACCCTGCCCCCGCAAGGTCAATCCGACGTCAATGCTCTGAACGCCGATCACCAGATCCATGCGGCTGTCGTCGCTGCCGTTCTCGACACCGGCGCCGGTGAGCCAATGCGCCCACCAGCTAAGCGCTCCAAACCTGCGAACTTTCAGAAGATCAGCGGGTTGCGTGATGGCATGCCGCTCGCGATAGTCAGCCGTGCAGACCGGCGCATACTCCATCGGAAACAGCGAGAAGACCTCATGTTCCGGCAGCACGCTGTCGCTGCCCCGGATCATCACATCGATGTCTTCCCTGGCAAAATCCATGCTGTCATTCGACGTATGCAACTTGATCCGGACCTCCGGATTTGCAGCCTGGAAAGACGACAGACGCGGTACGAGCCAGGTCGAGGCGACTGTCGGCAATGTCGATATGATCAGATGCAGATCAGGCTTCCTCGCCACTTCGACAAAGGCGGAGCCCAGCAAATCCAACGCCTCGGTGACCTTTGGCGACAGCTTCCGGCCTGCCGCCGTCAAGGTCACCTGCCTTGGCTCACGCACAAAAAGCGGAACGCCAATGCGGTCTTCCAACAGCTTTATCTGATAGCTGACTGCCGCCTGCGTCATGCCGAGCTCCTCAGCGGCGCGCGTGAAGCTTTGATATCTTGCGGCGGCCTCAAAGGCCCGAATGGCGGCAATAGGCGGCAGCTTCATGCGCATACATAAGCATTCTTTATGGCAGATAGCGATATTTCGCTTTGTCAGGCTGACCGTTACCCACCATCTTGCTCTCACACGAATTGCCGAATCCTGAGGCGAAGATGAAAGCGCTGTTGAGAAGACTTACCGCTGTGCTGGGCCTTTCTCGCTTCCGTGTCGTTGGCGTGCGCCGCTTCGACAACTCCGGTTCGTTCGACGGAATGAATGACGCTCAGCTGCGCGACATCGGACTGTGGCGCACCGACGAGCATAGCTATCTGCGACTGCGTGAGCCCGCGGCCCTCGAGATCCTGTTTCCAGGTACAGGTGGAACTCCGGTTGGCGAGGACGGCAATACCCGTTCCGGCCCAACGAAACCGCGCCCGGGGATCAAAACGCGAACATTGACGGATTGATCGCAACAAAAAGGCGCCGAAACCGGCGCCTTTTTCTTCCAAAACAGTCTGGTTTACTCGGCGGCCTGCGTATGCGGCTGGCGGACGTGGCTCTTCTTGAGCAATTCCGATACGAGGAAAGCCAATTCGATCGACTGGTCGGCATTGAGGCGCGGATCGCAATGGGTGTGATAGCGATCCTGCAGATCCTCCGCCGTGATGGCCCGGGCGCCGCCGGTGCATTCGGTGACGTTCTTGCCCGTCATCTCGATGTGGATGCCGCCCGCGTGCGTGCCTTCCGCCTGATGGACTTCGAAGAA
This genomic window contains:
- a CDS encoding diacylglycerol kinase, which codes for MKRLIDAFHNSVRAFRRLAQSEAAFQQELMLLVLAIPLGWFVATSWSGYALLIGAVLVLIMVEVLNTGIEATCDAISREFNIDIQLAKDCGSLAVLISIVLAAGIWLFAIVERLYGAPI
- a CDS encoding GGDEF domain-containing protein, yielding MQPAAVTPERSSDIATTVVATMRQLGVIAMPRNYEIFYEALAGTNPELSLAVLDLSKRPTQDDLDRIGRRFFAQNHKHGIVDHVRDVLARELEDIASLLRNERSHIEKYGKILDETSDGLANRSVISKELLEKIVGAVSTATASTIDHGKQVASTLGDKTAELESVKSKLEEYKRLADTDPLTQVWNRRAFDAEIARIYNSNKGILFNALILADIDRFKEINDRYGHPVGDKILKDIADVFQTSVSTGMFVARTGGEEFALIIEGASEEATFDIAERIRILIEQTPFVSSQSGASYGTVTISMGICMASEAIGPEDLYSKADRALYRSKVEGRNRVTRHSVMGGRASKNWLIYKKD
- a CDS encoding DedA family protein, producing MTETLHRFIEQYGLLAVFLGCMAEGETVAMLGGFFAHQHVFAVWQMLLAVFAGAFAGDAAFFALGRSFAQTRLVQRVSRKPGFDRARQLVTDHPNIYVLSNRYVYGMRILGGVVAGLSGITTARFLVLNAISAAVWATLFCGFGYLFGVGAEQIVGRALLHHERLLVAFAIGVIVMTAAITVARHLLRREKARENRTGQANQIGAP
- a CDS encoding MbcA/ParS/Xre antitoxin family protein, coding for MSTRTAAAPRAEESAVITKATLRAAERLDVTARALSMIIGVSEATVSRMRKSEFLLDRGSKPFELAVLFIRLFRSLDAITGGDETVARAWLRNANTALDGKPLEKILTVTGLVDVIGYLDARRALV
- a CDS encoding DUF1003 domain-containing protein — translated: MQHRTMAELASRWLSRNADALTDSERRVLQSAIDRKAVSFHSGDSDQQGATTGARVADAVARIGGSWGFIISFMVFLVAWTLLNSVVLVSGAFDPYPYIFLNLVLSMLAAIQAPVIMMSQNRQAERDRTAAAHDYEVNLKAEIEIMALHEKLDELRHSQIMAMREDIKHLADHMLQLEQRLAARARPTRSRK
- a CDS encoding LysR substrate-binding domain-containing protein → MRARWWVTVSLTKRNIAICHKECLCMRMKLPPIAAIRAFEAAARYQSFTRAAEELGMTQAAVSYQIKLLEDRIGVPLFVREPRQVTLTAAGRKLSPKVTEALDLLGSAFVEVARKPDLHLIISTLPTVASTWLVPRLSSFQAANPEVRIKLHTSNDSMDFAREDIDVMIRGSDSVLPEHEVFSLFPMEYAPVCTADYRERHAITQPADLLKVRRFGALSWWAHWLTGAGVENGSDDSRMDLVIGVQSIDVGLTLRGQGVAMVMPIFFADELSSGRLIRPFQHIGRDDRSYSLVYPKSRRQSRKIRLFREWVIAEAEATRSAFATIPV
- a CDS encoding RES family NAD+ phosphorylase produces the protein MSLAIWTPAALSSEAIGLDGTCWRMVEAQHHVSTLKLVDTLDEQTLLEQLIEDTKPHIPLECRHLHYLLATPFRYGSVYPYGSRFRRAGRTLGVYYAAATIATAVAEMSFYRLLFFAESPDTPWPRDAAEYTAFSAAYRTDRALDLTRPPLDSNKGAWTHPTDYVATQALADTARETGLKAIRYQSVRDPDGKNLALLTCTIFNNPQPMEWQTWRVRLSASGVQALCEFPPRRIGFERTAFAGDPRLAALNWDRGKG